In the genome of Daucus carota subsp. sativus chromosome 9, DH1 v3.0, whole genome shotgun sequence, the window GAAATTTCAGAATcatctatatataaatttgtagtacatgcaaatatatatgaattagggCACCATAAACCGATTTTGACTGGGGCCCGTGAAGTTCAGGGCCTCCCCAGATTCCTTCGTTAAGCTAAAGCAATAGTTAAGGTAATAATACAAGAAATTGCTTACATGTTCAAGCAGGGAATCAGTGACAGGCTCAATGTTTAAGTTGGTACATCTTCGGCCACTAACAATTTCTAGGACCACAATGCCGAAGCTCTAGGTATCAACTTTCTCACATAAGTGCCCATGGATTGTATACTCAGGTGCTGTGTAAACCCTGGCATATTAAAATAGTCTTTGTTGAGAAATTCGACGTGTTTCAAGATTTCCCAAAGAATGCGATTTAAATCAGCAtctaaaatattataagaatTCAGGTATAGTGAAGTGAATTAATGTTAGTTGACTTACCAAGTCCCGGCAAATCTAGTGGTAAGATGACTTTGATCATCGCGCATAAGTCTTGCCAATCCAAAATCAGCAATTTTGGGTTGAAAATCATCATCAAGTAGAATGTTGCTTGATTTTATATCTCGATGTATGATACATATATGAAATTGCTCGTGAAGATAAGCCAGGCCGTTAGCTATGCCAATAATTATTTCAACTCGTTGTTTCCAGCTAAGAGAACCCCGTTTTGCACCTGCAATTCATAAACTTTATCAAAAGAGTTTTCCttaaaccttaaggtgttaggaAAAGACAAGAATCTTTTGGGCTCGTGTCCGTAACACATTATATGAAAATCGGGGCTAGCAGGCCAGTTCCCTGTCAATACTAACCATTTCACCTATGTCAGGGAAAAAGATCAGGATCTTATTTGATATTCTAACATTATGGAAGATATATTATAAGATAAGAGTAGAAAGCAGAAACTTGCCATATAGGAATCTGTCTAGGCTTCCCTTTTCCATGTACTCAAACACCAGAAGTAGCTGTGACCCTCTGCTACCACAGCCTAATAAACGTATGATATTTCGGTGATTAACATTACTTATAAGCCTAACTTCACTCTCAAAATTTGTCTTGGCTTTGCTTGTGGCAAGTGAAAGTTTCTTTACAGCAACTACATCACCATTCTTCAACGTACCCTATTTTTTAGCATACCCAGAAGAATAAGAAATTGAGACAGTAAACCATAATATTGGATCAGGTAGGAGTGACCGTAAATATAAGATCACCTTGTATACATCTCCAAAACCTCCTTCTCCAATTTTGGAGTCTTCACTAAAGCTCTGTGTCGCtgattttaaatctttaaatctGTAAATAGCTTGGCCCTGCAACTTGCTTTTCCCAAAAATATCACCTGGTATTCAGAGAAAAAACAAGTTACATGCAAAAAGTAGGTCTTCATGAAGCTCCATCTGAGATAATATTGAAAGCCTTCTTAAATACCTCTTTGAGCTATTTTACGCtttctgatcaattgataccaTAAAAGCACGGCAAGTATGAGGATAATAATGCATATACCACCAGCTACATCCCCAATGGTTGTTGTCTTCAAGCCTGAATTCCCTGAAAAGTATGAAGTACTTTATACTTATATTACATGGTCTTTCATGTTGTAAAGCTAAACTGATAATGACTAGATCCTTGATTCAGAAATAAATCCACCTCCTCCTGGTAGATATGTTGTGATATTGATTATGCTCTTATCAGCAAAAAAGGAGGTTTCAGAATATCTAAGAAAACAACCCGCATCAGTAGCGCTTCCCCCAGAAGCAGGAGGGCAGCTTTGTATGTTATTAGAAGTGGCTGTCAAGCAACTTTGGCAATCCTTCTGGCTTATAGTTTCAATACATTGTGCAACAGCATAAACTGTCTTCGTCGCACCACCACTAGACACTGGCCTTGTAATTGCTGCAAAGAAACCATCAATCCTCGGTGTGCTAGATACAAGATCTGTTATTAACCCATCCACCACCGGATTAAAGGCCTTTGCCTCAGATTTTCCTTGGTCGCAGACAGTGGATTCAAATGTGACCAGCAGCCTCTGTGTAAAGAAGTTATGCACCTCATACCTTGTAAAAACAGAGAAAAAACAGATTAATATCATCTTTGTTTATATttcacccaaatttctcattTTACCTGGATCCATAACATGTATCTATAGAAAATTACTGGATAGTATCATAATTTTTGTAAAGCTACCAATTGGTTACTTAATGAATATCTACGATACAAGTAAACGTAGTTCTCTCTAGTCATGGTGTAAGATGTTTCTAGCTAGACAGAATAAGTAGCTTCTGCTTTTGATGATTTAGTTGTCCTTTGTTTGCTAAAATGATCAATTCAACATTCTTGTTTCCATTCTAATTTCTTGTTCCTAGATGCAGAAACAAATGATCAAGGTAAAAATGTGGGTTAAAGACCTGAGGAAGCAGCCTTGATAGATGACATGACCACCATCAGCGATAGAGCAATTCTGTCTGATTTGAGTCCAGGCAAAATCAAGGCAAGCGACACAATCTGCACTAGAAAGATAATTCCTGCACTGAACCATCCCATATACATCAGTTTGAACCGCAGTCGCAAAGTGAATGTTGCTGTTGGACAACTGTTTCCTGATTTCTCCAAACGTTTTGTTGAAACTGCTCAAGAAATCCGACATCTCAACACCAATTGCAAATTCACTGCAAGCTTGCTTTAACAATTTAGTCTGAGGGTCTGCTAAAACACCTCTAATATCCATTAATGACATCAAGAAAACTCCGATGATCATTGTCAATGATATGATCCTTCTCATTTTTCCAGAACATGGATGCATAAACATTTTGCTTCATGCATACATTTGTAATTTGTCTTTGTGTCAATCACTTGGACAGTATTTGCAGTAGAATATTCAACAGATATATTAAGCATTTAATGCACCAAGAATATTAAGCATGCACTAGTCTCCTCATGACTTGCCTTGACTCTTCCAAGTCTTCTACTGAGATATCTGGAGGACCCCAGGTCTATGTGATTCTCCTTTGAAGTAAATGTTACTCCATCCTTCCCAAAACAAAAAGAGGGAAAATAGCTAATTCATCACTTTAATTAATAGTAACTTGCAAGTGAGTCACCGAGTTTTAAAATTTCTCAATTGAATCATTATCTTACACATCAAGAACGAAATAATTAGTTCCCTATTAAACTAGATCGAAATCCTGAGCAATCATCTTCACAGCTTCAGCACTCATTAAACATATGAGCTCCCTATTGTAACAAAAGTTTCAGAAAGTTGCGAGTACTGATATAACTTACTCTCAAAAGAATACAAAATTGGATATTCTTAGAATACAGCTCTTTCTTTTATTATTGCAATGGAGATACTTTGGTACATTGTAACTTCGTATCTTTTTGTTCATGTTATCTAATTTGCTGGTGCTGATGAAGTAGTAAATACGCATCTCGCCCTGTCCTCTAACTAACTAGAATAAAGTTGGTTTTCCTGGTTTTTGCTTGATGGAACTATCATTTGTAAGCAGAACAACTACTTCAGACATTGTCGGCCTCATAGAAGTTGGTGACTGAGTGCACAACAAAGCAATTTCGATGATCTTTTTAACCTGATCGGTGTTATATTCATTTGGATCTAAATTCTCATCAACCAAATCCGAATGCATGTCATCTGAATACAAATTCCATGTCTGCAACATTACAAGAAAAAGTTAGCAAATAACCAGGTGAGATGTTAACTTTTACCTAGATTAAGTATAGTcgttaaattaaaactttcttTCTGTAGACAGATGGCTAGTTTATTATACAAAATAGATTTCACTTACATGTTCAAGGAGGGAACCGTTGTCAGACTTGATGTTCAAATTGGTGCACCTTCGGCCACTCACAATTTCAAGGACCACGACACCAAAGGCGTAGGTATCAACTTTCTCCGACAAGTGTCCATGGATTGCATACTCTGGTGCTGTGTAACCCCTGGTACAATGAGATTGTTTTTCAACCCTTAATTAAAATATCTGATATATTTTATGGTATACTGAACTAAAacatttataaatcaaatttaaaagcAGCAAACAGATTCTAGAAACAGTGAAGGCATTGTTGGCTAACTTACAATGTCCCAGCAAATCTAGTGCTAACATGACTTTGATCATCACGTATAAGTCTTGCCAACCCGAAATCTGCAATTTTTGGCTGATATTCATCATCTAGTAGGATGTTGCTTGATTTTATATCTCGATGTATAATACATTTATGAAACTGTTCGTGAAGATACACAAGGCCCCGGGCTATGCCAAGAATAATATCAACCCGTCGTTTCCAGCTGAGAATCCCCCGTTTTACACCTAACGTTTACAATATCTTGTATAGTTATTAATATTGAACATTCAGTAGCAATAAGTGTTAAGTAAATGGACACTGACCATAAAGAAATGTATCCAGACTTCCATTTGCCATGTATTCGAACACAAGAAGGAGCTCGGATCCTCTGCGACTCCAGCCTAATAAACGAATGATATTCCGGTgattaatattaatgataaGCTTAACTTCAGACTCAAAATCTTCCTTGGCTTTGCTTGTACCAACAGAAAGTTTCTTTACAGCTACTACATCACCATTTTTTAATATGCCCTATGCATTAAAGTAACCAGAAGAAGGTTAGACAGTAAATCAGCAATGTTGCATCAGTGAAATTGCTGTAAATTTcgcggcaaaaaaaaaaaagaaaaagaaattgctGTAAATTGAATATCACCTTGTACACATCTCCATAACCTCCTTCACCTATTTTAGAGTCTTCGCTGAAGCTCCTTGTAGCCGATTTCAAATCTTTGAAGCTGTAAGTAACTGGCCCCTGCAACTTGGATAGCCCTAACATATCACCTAAAAATACAGAAAAATTAGCtacatacaaaaatatattgttcATATAGGTCCATGAGGATTTTATAAGAAGAAATAGATACCTCTCTGAGCTACATTCGCCTTCCTTACGAATTGGTACCACAAAAGTGTTGCAAGCAGGGCCGGCTCTACCATAAGGCAAACTAAGCAGGGGCTTAGGGCCCCCAAACAAAAAAAGACccccaaaattttaaaacccttttatatatatctgaatacataaatattaatatttgttttattaaaaatttgttgaaaacaaacttttaccaaatatttttaatttttttcatatatttaattaatataaaaaaatttgatttattatttaaaaatgagaataattaAGCAAAGTATCATTTTTTctgaaagatttttgaaatataaattatttttattatgtttctataaataatatttatcatatttatatgaatatttgttcaaaagaattaatatatatatatatatatatatatatatatatatatatattatcacaaATAATTATGATGAAATTAGTGTTTGAGCTTCTATTTTTAGTTTTCACTGTTGTGTGTACatcaatttatcaatttataactCTTCCTCAACGACCGGCTACTGAACtattataatcttttttttgaTATCTTTCTCATCTTCATCGTTCAACATCCAATATTGAGTTAAAAgtcttatattaataattttatattatatcaaaaaaaattatatataaatatggaaGGGCCTCATTTTTAAGTTTTGCTTAGGGCCCCAAATTTGGTTGAGCCGGCCCTGGTTGCAAGTATGAGCAAGATGCATAAAACACCGACTACAGCCCCTATAATAGTTGTCTTTGAGCTTGAAGTTCCTGGAATATACAAAGTTAAcaatttttcatccataaattacgaatattttattattagctATTTGAGATCTGAAAACTTCTAAGGCTAATACCTCCTCGTAGGTAGGGTGTGATATTGATTATGATGTTATCAGCAAAGAATGAGGCATCCGAGTATCTGAGAAAACAACCGGCATCAGCAGAACTACCCTCGGAACCAGGAGGGCAATTTTGCAAGTTATTATACGCTATTGTCAAGCAACTCTGACAATCCTTCTGGCTGATAGTTTCCACACATTGTGCAGCAGCGTAAACTTTTGATGTCACACCACCACTAGACACTGGCCTTGTAGTCGCTGCAAAGTAGCCATTTATCTTTGGTGTTGCAGCTACAAGATCTGTCATTATCCCTTCCACCACTGGTTTAAAAGCTGCAGCCTGAAGTTTACTTTGATTGGTGTTGCATATTCCAGCAGAGGCTTCGAATGAAACAAGTAGACTCTGTGTATAGAAGTTGTACGACTCATATCTATTACAGAGAAAAACAAATTAACATCACATCATCATAAGCttcacaaattttattattagtactCAGAGCACTAAGTCAGTAACAGGTGAACGTTTTAATCACTTAAAAGCTCATCTATACTAGAGTTATGTCAGAAGCCCCAAAGGGTCATGATTTGTTAGTAGTTGGAACTAAGATAAATATCTAAACGAGGTTGTTGAGTGACCAATTCTCCAAAAGGCCATTTTAGGGACATGAATTTGCCTTCATgtccataattaaatatgagaatattgAGAGTCAGCAGATAGTCCAACCCGAGTCTGAGTcttgatatcatgttaagtgatCAGTTTTCTTAAAACCTCAGCGGCTtatcaggatcatattatattctaatttatGGACGTGGAGATTAGAATCACCTTTAGAAAAACTTATAGTATTGTGACCTGAAACTTTTGTATCAATTGCTGTTCCTAGTTTGTAGATGCCCAAAAGATCAAGCTAAAATTACGAACTGAAAAAACCTGAGGAAGCAGCCTTTGTATATGACATGACCACCATCATTATCAGGACAATTGCGCCTGACTTGAACCCGGGCAAAATCAAGGCAAGCGATGCAATCTGCACTGGAAAGATAATTCCTGCACTGAACCATCCCATACACATCCGTTTCAACAGTCGTCGCAAAGTGCAAATTCTGGTTGTTAGACAACTGTCTCCGGATTTCATCAAACGTTCTGTTATAATTGCTCATGAAAACCGACATCTCAACACGAATCCGAGTTTGCCGAGTGCAGTCTTGCCTCAACAGAACAATTTGAGGGTCTGACAGAACTCCTAACATAATGGTCAATAAGATCAAGAAAGCTCCGGGAAGCTGGATCACTGTTAACATTTTTATTCTAACATGGAACTTAACTTATCATCTTGTTGGCTGCATTTATAACTACTTACTCTGTTTCTTTTAGTACATTGTACTATGTTGGTTGTTGACTCTTCCACATAAGATTCGAGTAATAATTCTATTTTGAAGCATTCTCTTCGCTTGACTTTGTGCATGATTTATGACTAGCGGTTGACTGGTTGCCACGAGTTAGGATACTGTCACTAGACTTCCCTGTCTCAATCCCAGGCCGGCCATTAACTAACGGAGCAGGGCAGTTGCCGTGACCTCTCAATTTCAAAAACATCTcgaaaaatattacatttttatatagatttttgtaattatttttttagataatCTTAAACAATAAAGAgactataaattttaaaatttttaatttcttccATATATGAGAACATGATGACTTATTTCAACGAGTCTCATGACAACCACTTAATACCACTATATAGCACTCCTTCAAATCATCAATATTCcctcttttttaaaataatatttgattagactttttatatgtaatttaaatatatatttttatatattatttttcaaaaaaaaatctgaataaaaatataaatattatgtacaaatatttttaataaacacTAACAAAAATGTAACATCAAATAAACCGTGTATAACAATATACATGCATAAAAATAAAACAGGAAGTGATACAATACCGAATGACGACCGTTATTGACCGTCCTAcgcaaaatatatatgattgtgACTCTTTTCACTCTTGATGTTTTTGCATTTCAAATCATAAGAATCTTGATCCTACATCTTTATGCTCGAACCCATACTAAAACACTTCAACAGAATCGCATTCTGCAACAGAAATTTCCGTCAGCAATCTACAAATTGTGTCGAGTGTAGCGGTACCGACGGATTAACAACGGACAAAAGACCGATCCAAAACAACAACAGTTTAGCAACAGTCAAAAGACGACCGATCCAAAACCACAACGGTTTAGCAACGGAATAGAAGGTGACGTATGTAGAATTACAACGGTTTAGCAACGAAATAGAAGGCGACCTATGTAGAATTTACAACGATTTTACAACGGAAGAAAAAAATGTTGACTTTTAACTTTCGACAGAATTCGGTCACGACCTCGTTGCAATTGAACTCCGTTGCTAATTCCATCAGTATATTTAAGCGGGAATATTTTGCCTCGAAATTTTGACTGCTCGTGAAATCTGTCACTAATTCCGCCACAATTTCTTTGGAAAGGTTGTGCGGGAGTTTTCGCGCCAACATTTGCGACAGCTTGATTCAGTTTGTAAATTTTCATTAATAAATCGTTAGCAAAACGTCATGAGTGTTGTTGTCAAGAATCCTCCCTCAAACCGTTGTTTTTCCGCCAGTAATTAACGACAGATTTATTTCCGTTCCTAAATTCCGTTGCAATACTCTGAGAATTCTAGTAGAAAGCTAATGTTTTTGGATGattattcttatattatttttacttttcaACCTCTCCGCACAAGTTGTTGTGAAacaatttatatgtataatttaaaataattagcgAAGCGATATGAAATAATGGAATGAGTGTGTACGTATTTGATCGGATAACTAAATTTGTATGAAGTGAAGGTATAAATGAATGAAAATGAAGCAGAGAGAAGATGCACTTTGGAAAATTTTGTGACCTCAAAAAAAATTCTCCATGAAAAATGAAGATGACAAATAATAATTAGAATAAAACATCAAACATCTGAAATCGaagatgaaaaaaaatttatatgtgaaATAAACCGATGAACGTGTACATGGGAAGAATATCGCATACATGCACGTATATATTTCAATCAGTGTATTATGGTGAGAGAGGGGAAACAGAGGCTCCCCTCCTCATATTATGTTAAATTCATACCTTCTCATATATTATCTTACAATGAGTAAAGAGGCTGTTTCCGTAAATACTCCGGACTTAGTGCATGACAAATACAGTGACTATGTATTTGATCggataactaaaattttatgaagtgaatatatatatatagttgtgtGTGTGAATGAAATCGAGAGAAAATGCACTTGAGAAATTTTGGGACCTCCAAAAAAACTTCCTAATGAAAAATGAAGATGACAAATaataattagaataaaatattaaacatatttgaAATCTGAAATGAAAAAAGGTTCATATATGAAATTAACCGATGAACCTATACACGATAACGATTATGTATATGTACATGGGAAGAATATCGCATACATGCGCACATATGTCTCAATTACTATATTATGGTGAGAGGGGAAATAGAGGCTCCCCGTCTTTATATTATGTTACTTTCACACCTTCCGATATATGATCTTAAAGatattcgaattttatttttcgTATCATTCggtgagttttttttttgaaatccgattttagttttttttttcctagtTCAAGAAGATTTTTTCTAGTGgagtaagtatatatataatattaattttattatttagaacaaattaataaattctaGATTCCAACGGTAGAatctattatttaatatttatcatttctttaaattaaaataattttacacaTTAATATATGGGaatgtaattataaatataataaattaatatttacaaaactgatataaatatatacatacaaaatttttataaattaaatattattttatgcgACCTTTTCTATTATTATGTTAGTGAAATAGAAGCAAAATGTTCACAATTTACATAACAATCGGTCAGAAATATTTAAGTATTAACAAtcggtaaaaaaattaaaataaataaatataccaTAGGTCATGATACAAGAAAACGAAAGCAGGCGAACGTGTGATATATTTACCAGAGACAAGGGCTTATTTCTAGAAAAGCACATGTTTTCTCTGAAATAACCCCTTATCATTttactaaataattaatataaaatgttgccttaaaatttatatctaaaaatattataaaaatttataattttttaaaattaaaaacttaaaattttaaaaatagccTACCCaaacaggagcattaaagtttACAGCACGTAGAAATTGAGCTATGTAAATAAAAGTTGGTGAAGTCATAAACCACCAACTCACACGAGTGACACCCACTCAAAATCATCTCAGCCGTCAAATATCATTGCTATTCTCATCTGACGGTGGCTAAATTTTAACATTTCCCACCAACTTTTAGGTGGGCTGACTTTCATCAGTTGATGATCCACCTATAAATACATGATTCCCCACAAAGCTAAGACTCGTCCATCATCAGTTTCTTCCTCTGTTTCTTACCTATATACATCCTCTGTTCTTTTAGACAGTTCTATATATCAGGTGACAGGTATGCATGGATATATTACGTTTATGGTTTAATATATGCATGTTTTGGAACTGGTGTGACTTGTGAGCTTGCtctgtttcttcttttttgttgtcagtggcggaaccagagggaggctaggggatgctagagccctCCCCTAACCTCAAAAAtacagtgtatattttttttcagcccccgctgaatttgtgatgtcaatataattttattagcccCGCTGAATTGTAAATGTCATAGAGAGGAACTTaatataaaagaagaaaaaagaaggcacttagtctaaagagagtctaattaacaaatacattcaaacaGATACACTCAGAGCAACTAGATCATGCAAACTGTATGATGCATGCCGAGTACTTTGtacattagaaaaataatataaaatatagttaagagGGAAAGTGTGCTCCTCATTGTTGAGGAAGCAAATAGAGCTCTTAAGTTCTTGAAGAGGTGCTAGGAAACATAGAGCTACTACTTTGTATTGGCTCTTTAAATCctagaaattaattttcaaatttcaataactCAAAACTGGTCTGCCTTGCACAATTTTATTCAAAGGATTTCTCTTTACTAGACTTGGAGTTGTTGCCAAATCAGTTATACAATTTTATCTATGATATGAGAGCGGCAATTAATCTGGACTTCAAAATATAGGAAATCTTTCTGTCATGATGGTTAAAACACACAGACACACTACTTATCCCTTAGTTTATCTTGTGGTTGAGTTAGCTCTGGTTTTACCGGTTGTCATTGCTACTGTTGAGAGAGTTTTTTTTGCTATGAAAGCAATCAAGACTTATCAGCGTAACAGGATGGAAGATGCATGAATGAATGATATTATCATGATATATATTGATGAGAAAGCTATTTATGCAAGTATAGATGACGAAATATTTTTCAGCCCCTCCTGACTTTtagtcctggttccgccactgtttGTTGTTGATATATTCGGGTTAATTTTGAGGTATGAATTCTGGGTTTTTTATTTAAGAGTGTTTGGATGAGGAAAGATGCGCATTTTGAAGCATAAAATTATGAACTTTTGCCGGTGTTTTAGTTGAATTTGaagaatttgttgttgaatataTGTGATTTTAAGACCGGACTTGCCTGTCACCTTAAGGTTTTAAGACAAGAGAGCCCTCTTCCTATCAGCTTAAGGTTTTTTAGGACATGTGAAGTTGAATTTAGTAAGAGAGGACTTGAACTTAATTGTATTGTAGATAGCTTCCCTCATGATGTGTTACACTAGGTAAAAAGAAATGTTAAAGAAGAGCTTGAACATGCACTGATTACTTTAATTAGTTCATAATAATTAAGTGCTAATAATATGTGGGCTTATCTTCCTTCGgaaaaaatcttgatttttcCATGTTCaatgctaagactaaaaaggataCTGTTTTCGTGCTGCTGCAATTGTGTACAtctataatctattaaaattgtTGTCCGCTGTCAACTCTATTGGATTTAAGTTAATTTAAATTGTATGCATTgctgatttttatttattgtgactGTAATTTGTAGCCTGGGAGAATGGATACCTTCCTTTTCACCTCAGAATCTGTGAACGAGGGTCACCCCGATAAGCTCTGTGATCAGATATCCGATGCAGTGCTAGATGCCTGCCTCCAGCAAGATCCTGACAGTAAAGTTGCTTGTGAGACTTGCTCAAAGACCAACATGGTCATGGTTTTTGGTGAAATCACAACCAAAGCTAAGGTGGATTATGAGAAGATTGTACGAGATACTTGTCGTACTATTGGATTTGTTTCTGACGATGTTGGCCTAGATGCTGATAAGTGCAAGGTCCTAGTCCAGATTGAGCAACAGAGCCCTGATATTGCTCAGGGTGTCCATGGCCATCTTACCAAGCGTCCTGAAGAAATTGGAGCTGGTGATCAGGGTCACATGTTTGGTTATGCCACGGATGAGACCCCCGAGCTGATGCCTCTTAGCCACGTTCTTGCTACTAAGCTTGGGGCGCGCCTCACTGAGGTCCGCAAGAATGGAACCTGTGCTTGGTTGAGGCCTGATGGTAAAACCCAAGTGACAGTTGAGTATTACAATGATAAGGGGGCAATGGTTCCAATTCGCGTGCACACAGTCCTCATCTCCACTCAACATGACGAAACTGTCACTAATGATCAGATTGCTGCTGACCTCAAGAAGCATGTGATCAGGCCTATTATCCCTGCAAAATACCTTGATCAGAGGACCATCTTCCACCTGAACCCTTCTGGCCGATTTGTGATTGGAGGTCCCCATGGTGATGCAGGTCTCACTGGTCGTAAAATCATCATTGACACTTATGGTGGTTGGGGA includes:
- the LOC108202159 gene encoding S-adenosylmethionine synthase 3 isoform X2; protein product: MDTFLFTSESVNEGHPDKLCDQISDAVLDACLQQDPDSKVACETCSKTNMVMVFGEITTKAKVDYEKIVRDTCRTIGFVSDDVGLDADKCKVLVQIEQQSPDIAQGVHGHLTKRPEEIGAGDQGHMFGYATDETPELMPLSHVLATKLGARLTEVRKNGTCAWLRPDGKTQVTVEYYNDKGAMVPIRVHTVLISTQHDETVTNDQIAADLKKHVIRPIIPAKYLDQRTIFHLNPSGRFVIGGPHGDAGLTGRKIIIDTYGGWGAHGGGAFSGKDPTKVDRSGAYIVRQAAKSIVASGLARRCIVQVSYAIGVPEPLSVFVDSYGTGKIPDKEILKIVKESFDFRPGMIAIHLDLKRGGNGRFLKTAAYGHFGRDDSDFTWEVVKPLKWKKARN
- the LOC108202159 gene encoding S-adenosylmethionine synthase 5 isoform X1, with product MIPHKAKTRPSSVSSSVSYLYTSSVLLDSSIYQPGRMDTFLFTSESVNEGHPDKLCDQISDAVLDACLQQDPDSKVACETCSKTNMVMVFGEITTKAKVDYEKIVRDTCRTIGFVSDDVGLDADKCKVLVQIEQQSPDIAQGVHGHLTKRPEEIGAGDQGHMFGYATDETPELMPLSHVLATKLGARLTEVRKNGTCAWLRPDGKTQVTVEYYNDKGAMVPIRVHTVLISTQHDETVTNDQIAADLKKHVIRPIIPAKYLDQRTIFHLNPSGRFVIGGPHGDAGLTGRKIIIDTYGGWGAHGGGAFSGKDPTKVDRSGAYIVRQAAKSIVASGLARRCIVQVSYAIGVPEPLSVFVDSYGTGKIPDKEILKIVKESFDFRPGMIAIHLDLKRGGNGRFLKTAAYGHFGRDDSDFTWEVVKPLKWKKARN